Genomic DNA from Lactuca sativa cultivar Salinas chromosome 8, Lsat_Salinas_v11, whole genome shotgun sequence:
TGCTTCCCTCACGCCGTGAGCCACCTAAAATCATATTTTACTTCAAATTTCATACCTCGAGGATCCAGATGTTACAACCAAAACTACAAATTCTATATAAAAAACTTTCCGCTTCAGTTGCCTTCAATGGATTCTTGAGGCAAAGCTAAACAAATCGGTTATAGCCAAAGACATAAATCCACGTAAGGCGATTCAAATCAAGATTATCCATTTTCTTCTTCAGGATTTCAAAACTCAAACTATCAACAATACCAAAACTACCAACAAAACCAAAACTATCCACAACAATATTACTCTGTGCAATTATATTACAACACAATTAGGCTTTCAGAGGAAAATATGGGTTATTATCCATGTAATCAGTTTTCTCAAAGGGTTCCAGAAACTCAATTCCAATATTCTCATCCTAAGACTTTCCACTTTTGTGATTCTCAGAACATAAAATATGACAGTTCTAGTGACGTCCCAACTCCCAAAAGAAACAAAGAAGACGACGAGTTGCAACCCATTGTTGAGTAAAAACGCAACTATAAAAAGCGCCAACAATCAAAGAAATGGGTGGAACGTGAAGAGTTGGCTTTGGCTAGGGCATATGTCGATGTTTCTGAAGATAAACAATGCGGAAATCAACAAAGGTCAGATGCATTTTGGGAGCAGGTTCTAAAGCATTTTAATGCTCAAATGGGAGGTTCGGATCAGTCATGACACAAAGAGGGTGTTTGTTTTTTCTTCGCAGATCTGCGTAATCTCTTCtgtctgcgcggcgcagaccATGCGCAAACATAAAGGTTTGCAGTGCGTTTGTTTTTCTGAAGTCCGCAGACATAAAAAGGTTTGCGGAAGGTCTTCACCACACAGACATGGGCCAACCTCTTCTAAAGTCTGCGAAGTGAtttaacctaaaaaaacgcatTCATTTTTTTTCGCCTCCATCGTCCAAACTTCCCACTATCTCGCTTCATCTTCGATCTAGCCCTGCTCGTCGACCTACGATCACCTCCGATTAGCAACGGCCATCGCCGCCCTCCTCTCCAATCGCCGCCCTCTTCTCCGATCGTCGCCTCCTCTCCGATCGCAGGTGTCCCGACGACCACCAGACGAACAAGTTtgcaatcatttttttttttcacttcaaACATGAAATTAAGGATTAATATTCCTGGAAAAACTCTCTAATGCACTGAAATTCTTGTTTTTTGATATTGGAAATCCGAAAATATTGAATAAACTAGATTTTCTTGCTTCAAATTCTTGTTAAATGTTGTTGAACATAGTTATTTGCTGAAATTGTtgtttgattgtttttttttttgttgctgAAATGGTTAtgatttttgttgaaaatactCTATTTTTGCTAAAATTGTTATTAGAATGTACTGAAATCAAGCTTTTTTCTTgattaaaatatgaaaatttgtCCAGGAAACATGAAATAATGTTGTGaattaggggtgagcaaaccctaaccaaaaaaccgagaaaccgacgaaaccgaaaccgacggtttgggtttgatatttttaaaaaccgaaatcaggttcggtttcggtttttactCAGAAACTGACCCATCCAACCCGAGAAACCGACCCATACTTAAAACCGACAAATTGCcccaagaaaccgacccatccaacccGAGAAGCCTCCTATACTTgattgtgttttggttgtaatagaCTATTTCGGGCTTTGGTTGTAACTTGTAATAGATTATTTGTTGTAAGACTCAtattttttgaagtatttaacttcTATTGGTGTTTTTTTAAAGTATTTAACTTGTTGCTTTGTTTATGGAAAATTGGTTAAAACCcaaaacccatgggtttaaacccagaACCCATGAGTGTATGAgttgaacccaagaaaccgaaaaaCTGCCCAAACCGACCTCAGAACCCGATAAACCGAACTGACTAGAAACCAATCCTATTGGGTTCTGAAAACCAGAAACCGACCATTTATGGGTTGGGTTGGTTTGGGTCCAAAACTGACCCAAACCAACCCATGCACAGGTGTGAATGTTGTGATTGTTGCTGAAAATTGTTGTTAAATGTGCTTAAAATCGTTATTTGGTTTTAGAATTATGAGATAATAATGTGAATGTTGTGATTTTGCTAAAAATACTATTTATTGTCTCAAATTGTTGTTAAATGTGCTTAAAAGCATTGTTGAATGTGACAATATAGATTGaattgttttaaatgaaattgttattgtaaaaccaattttttttttattgtatgaCTAATTTAGTTGTATGAATTTTATTTTCAATGTTATAcgactattattattaaaatttggtgttgaaaatcattttaagtttgtaaaatcattttatttaaaattcagtTTATTTCAGCAGTttgcagacgttaaaaaacaaacaatcttcttattgcagactgcaAATGTTTGGTCCACATCTTCTGCTGCAGAGGCttacagatgtggtccgcagactgaagacattttggcttcagaaaaacaaacaacaccaaaGTAAACTCAAAATGGAAAGACATTCAAAAGAAATATAACGATTCCAACTGCATCTATAACCATAGGATGAAGAGTCTGGCTATCAGGAGATTTAAGGATGATGTTTTAAAAGATACACAAAGCAAGTATTAGAGGATTAGTAATCAAAAAGCTTTTCCTCATTAAAAAGATTAGGAGTGATTGAAAGACCACGTGAAATGGGCGTTGGTTTAGAAAACTTGGTGAAGACTCTGCTGAGTGAGTTAATAAAAGTTGCATATAGTTGTAAGGATACTACAATTCCAACACGGGCCAACAATTCAATTTACAACAAAACTAAATTAAGCAACAAATACCTCTTACTCACATATacaacacatataacaacaaattcATCACGTATCACCAAAATCATCCCATACCACCAAAAACAACACTTACCACCAAAAGCAACACATCTCAAAAAGcatcacatatcaccaaaaacAATATATATCCCCAAAAACGTCCTATAAAGGTATGAGTCTCTACGTGCATCCTATCCCAAGGGAACTACCCAATTCCCTACTCGTGTGCCAACATTATTGAGTGTTCTAAGTGACTCATGACTTCCATCCGAAACACCCATTTCGCTACTCTGACTCTACCAAACACAAGTATTTAGCGGTGTCATTCAAAAATTGGTACCAACGGTGTTGTACATCCATAACACATCTCAATCCAACGTGATATTTGTACTGGTCTACACCACTCCAGTCCACGAACATGTAGTGACAAAGTACATGTACTATGTGTCGCGAGATCTTCTAGAAAGTCTGGAAATGCATCCATTCACTTGACAACGGAGACTTTAGCTAATCTAAaaccaacaaataacaaatagCAAAACCACTCACATAAACCATTGTGTAATTGTATCATCTTCGTATTCTATATACACACGAGTTCACCAACTCAAAGTATTATAAATAGCCTTTACAAAAGATAAAAGAATAATATATCATTTACCTCTTTGTGCAAATTCAAATGTATATAATTAAAGATTTACAAAAACATGCCAAGAATCATAAAATAACACGTGATTCATACACCCTATCCAAAATTCCAAATCTTACCTTGTAGAACCAATAAATCGAGGCCGAAGTCCTGTAACAAAACAAGGCTGTGTCAACTTCGCATAAACACCATCTTTCATCGCCGCAAGCGAATCATGAGTCCCTTGCTCCACAATTTGACCACCATTGACAACCAAAATCTTATCAACTCGTTTCATCATCGCCGCCCTTCTCGCAACCAAAATCGTCGTTTTACTTCCGATCAAAAGCGTATCAAGAGCCTCCTGCACCACACGTCTCGATTCATGTTCAATCGTCCCATCAGCTTCATCAAGCAACAAAATCGGCGCGTTTTTCAACACCACACGCGCAATCGCAATTCTCAGTTTCTGTCCTGGTGTTAACTCCACGCCACCGGGACCCACCGGAGTGTCGTATCCGTTCGGCAAACTGCTTATGAAATGGTGGGCGTTTGCGATTCTTGCCGCCTCTTTGATTTCAGTTTCGCTCGCATTACGTCTCGCGTAGGTTATGTTTTGTTTAATCGTCGTCGCGAAGATTACCGGTTCTTGTTGGACAAACCCTAGCTGGTTCCTTAGCCATCGTAGATTGAATTTTCTCAAATCTTCTCCATCTAGAAGAATCTCCCCGGAAATCGGATTGTAGAATCTTAAAATCAGAGAAAGTATCGTGCTTTTACCGGAGCCGGAAACTCCGACTACACCCACCGTATGTCCGCCGTCGATTTTTACGGTAAAATCTCTCAACACCATGATTTCCGGACTATTTGGGTAACAGAAATCGACATTTTTAAACTCGATCGTCCCGTACGCACTAACTGGTTTAAGTGCAGAAGCTTTATCAATCTCAGAAACATGATCGATGATCTTAAAAACCCTAGTGAGAGTTTTTCGTGTCTTGTGTATGTTAAACGCGAGCCCAAATGGTTCCACTAGTGCGAATGTTGCAAACGAGAGAACGATGTATTCTCTAAGAGCTGTTGGAAGATCGATGTTCCCGTTTTTTACAGAAACACAAGTGTACCAAAGTAGAACAGAATTGCAGGCGAAGAGGATGAATCTTGAAAACCCAAACATGAATCCTACAGACATTCCATGATAGAAAGTTTTTCTGTAAACTTTCTTTAGGTATAAACTGTAAAGTCTTGATGCTTCGTTTCCAGCTGAATACGCCATGAAAGTCGAGATGTTTCCTACTACATCTTGCAGAACCATGGATGCTTTCTTGTGAAGCTTCTCTATGCTACGTGAGAATCCAAAAATCCATGTTTTCTGAGAAGTTAAGATCAATTGTTTTAAAAGCGATAAAAAGGTGAAGATAAATTGTGAATagtgaaaaaaaaagtcaaaaacctGTGCAGATGCAGAGAGTGTGAGAAATGGTATGGTGGTCAACGCCACCATGGTCAACCTCCATTCGAGAGTCAACCCAATAATTACAGCAGTAAAAGCAGCGAAAAAGTCTTGGGCGAGAATAGGAAGCTGATCAGTGAAAGCAGCACGAACATACGTGGCATCATTAGCCAAGTGTGTCAACAACTTGTCACTATTATTCTCTTCTTTATCAAACCATCCTACTTCACTCTCAACCATGGCTGAAAACATCATTCTTCTAATTCTTTCTGTTATTTTTTCTCCCACAATTCCGAAGTAAAAATGTTGCAAAATTGTGGCTACTAAAATAACGATAGCCATACATGCGATTATCAAGCACCATTTGTTAACTTCAATTTGAATGTTATGGCTTTTATCAGCTTTATAATATGCAGTCACTATCAACCCAACAATGTAAGCAAGAATAGGTCTAAAAGATCCATAAATTGAAGCCCCTACACTTCCCAAAACTGCATACATCCACTCTGGTAAACTTAGCTTCATAACTCTTGTTAAAGATGGTGAATGTTGGTATTTACTGTTGTCTTTCTCTTTTAACTGAGGGACATTATCATCTATCCTTTCATTGTGATTCTTACTTGGTAATCTACAAAATATATAAAAGTCATAAACATTGCTATTGTTAATTTCTTGCATTTTTGTGAAAGAATATTATACCTTTCAGGAAGTTTGACTACTTGTTCACATTTAAGAAGCTCATAATAAACACCACGTGTGTTAATCAGTTCATCATGTGTACCCATCTCAACACATTGACCACTTTCCACAACAGCAATAAAGTCAGCATCTTTTACAAGACTTAATCTCCGAGCGATCATGACCGTTGATCTCCCAAGTGTAATCATCCTTAAAACTTCATGAACACCATTTTCTGCTTCCAAATCAAGATTACTTGTAACTTCATCAAGCAATAGAATTGGAGGGTTTGAAAGAACAGCTCTAGCAATAGAAATTTTAATCTTGTGTTCATCTGTGAATTCTAAACCAAGTTTATCCACGTGGGTTTGGTATCCATTTTGAAGGGAGGTTATGAATGTATGCACATGTGCTAATTTTGCAGCTTTTTTGATCTGTTCTGAAGTGATGTCAGGGCGTCCATATGCAATGTTTTCTGCTATGCTTAAAGATACTAAAGCTGGTTCTTTTGTAACAAGTCCTATTTGGCGTCTCAACCATTCTAGCTTTAGGGTTTTAGTGTTTACTCCATCCAAAAGAACAGAACCTGTTCCCATATAACAATGATGACAAATATTAGAACTGAAAACAGAAAGAGTAAATTAGAGTTAGGGCTCATGTGATTTCTATTTTTTATTAGTTGTAGTCCTTATTTCAAGTTTTCATATCAATTTGGTCACTAGAAATTTTGTCCTTATTTCAATGAGCATATGGATTTTGTTCTTTATCGAGTAAATCACATTTTCGACACTATATCTGTTTTTCAATTTTTGTGCCCAAAAGTTTTCTCTTGCAATTTAGTCCTTGTTTAAGGTTTTTgtaacatttttggtccttgtttCAAGTAAAATGactgttttttttaactaaaGTTGCAAAAATCAGCAATggttagggaccaaaaatgtactTTACTCTTCATTCTAGgaccaaaatcaaaataaaaccTTGTAAGggggaccaaaactgaaaaagaTTTCAATTTTGGACTAAACAAAGTAAAACTCAGATAGTACAGACACTATTtttgtaatacaattaaaaaaaatcaagattGTAACAGCTGAATGTAAAACCCATGTAGAGTCAGAATCATGTTTACCCAAAGTTGGATCATAATGCCTTTCCAAAAGAGGAATTAAGCTGCTTTTTCCTGATCCACTTCTTCCCACAAGTGCCACAGTTTTCTTGGCAGGGATAGTAAGGTAAATTCCATTCAAGATAGAAATCCCAGGACAAGAAGGGTAGCTGAAATAAACATTCCTAAACTCAATCTTTCCTTGAACAGAAACTAAACTATTTCCATCTGAATCACCATCATCTGTACAAGTAGACCCCGCATGTCTTATAACCTCATACAGTCTGTATGCAGCTATACGCCCTTCCTCAAATGACCACAAATTCCTAGACGCCTGATTCAACCCACTACAACATAACATCAGTAAACAAAATGACAATAATACCCTTTTGTCAAAAAGTTAAAAAGGGAAAAGATACTTACAGGCCACTTAAAACTATAGCGAAAATGGATGTCACGATTTCAGCACCTGTGCATTTTCCAGTTGTGACTAAAAACCTTCCAACCCAAAGTTGTAAAGCACAAGAACACATTCCAAATCCATATGTGAATCCAAATCCAAGCCCTTGAACAAGGCTTATTATGATCCCATATTTTAATGTATCCTGAAGAGAAGACGCGTAAGAATGCTTGGCTAATGCTTCATTTGTGAATGCATATAGTGTCCTAATGTTTGATAGTGCCTGAAAAAAGTAGTAAGTTGTTATCAACCTTCCTTTATATTCCATATGTGAAAACCCACAAAAGATTTACATATTTACACACCTCTTTAGCAACACTTGCAGCATGATCATTAGCATCTTGAAGGTTTTCTTGAAACCTATAGAAAAATACATTTGAAATTCTACCTGCAGCAATGATTATTGGGCCTGTTGCTAATGCTACAAATGCAATCTGCCAGCTGTTAAGAAATGCAATGATAAGTCCACCCAAGCATGTTGCTATGTGCTGAATGTAATTCCCAACCTGATtaaattttgttctttaaattaAATATGGAAAAACCAGAAGCGATTATGAACAAATATGAGAGAAAATCTTTATACCTTTTCACCAATAACAGATTGGATGACTTGAACATCAGTCAAGATTTCGTTGACTATATCCCCATTGTTTCCATAGGTATCAAAAAAGGTCATGTTTTGGTTTAATATAACCTGAACATATTTGGTCCTAATTACAGCAGTTTGTCTTTCAGCAGTAAGAATCCAACACCAAACCTCTGTAAGATGAAGGTAAATCAAAAGATTCATATGGTATTTAGTAaattttaaaatgtaataaactTTTATCTTACCAATCCATCCAGCAGTAAAAACAGTTAAGCCTATATACACGATATACAGAGCATACTGCATATTGAAAAACAACAAACAGTTCGTGAGAAATTCTGAAAGAAATTAGAGAATTCGAATAGAATATGACACTGAGTACCTGGGAAAAATGGTCGAACAGTTGATCTGCATTATTACGTAAGCTCAATAAATGAATAATCTTTCCAAATAAATGTAAAAACACTACGAGGGATGCACCATGAACAACAGCACCCAACGAACCCAACATAATCAGAAGAAAATCAAGCCCGTCTGCACAGGCAAACAATGCCAGAAATGGTACAGCCGATGGCGGaatcacttcctcctcctcctcctcctcgatATGATCATTCCCTCCATTAAACTTCCGGCGACTGGTGGTTGTATCCAAGTAAGGCAACGGGGAGTCCGGAACTTCGGGCTTCTCCAACACCGGCGTCAGGGGCTGGGGCTCCACACCTTCCGGCGGAGTCCAGAACATTGTTCAGAATGGAAGCTCGATTGGGTGGTGTGTAGAAAGTAACTTGAAAAATGTAATGATTGAAAGAGGGAGATATCGATTCTTAGAAGAAATAATCAGAGGTTAGGAGATATAAACATGAAATGTGGAATCAAGAGGTTTGACTGATTGTTTGTAGTTTGGATTCTTGATTCCGTTTACTGTATGTGTATGCATGGGTTTTCTCCCTCTAGTTTCCCGCCACCATATTTTGGTTGTCACTCTCGTAAGCGTTAAAGCAGAGGAAAGAAACGGTTAGTTTTTACCTTTTAGCCGATCAAGTTCTCCTGTAAAAGTAATTAATTATACAAAGATTTTATTAGTAACCAGGTGTATTATATTAGTTTAATTTAAAGAAAATTCTAAACaattgagaagtttgaatttataaaaaaaaatattgaattattaaaattaaattgttttgtatttttttaaattaaacaaatcatttagataaataaacaaagaaaactaattaaactttaatttagaaaatttgaaaattgaagAAAGTCAAaataatatgtatttattattacatttattgtaattattacatttaaatattatgtggaaattaataaaatgaaaaaaaataaaaaccataaaatgtcatgtggaaaaaattaattgaaaataatcataaaataacATATGATTAAATCAATAAGAATGTAACATCTAtcaaaaagttttttatttattaaagagGATGTGAGTAAAAAAACAAATTTAACTGATCCAATAAGTCTTTAAGTCTTTATGCAAGATTTAGACAAAAGAATTAGGTTTTTACATAAATAGCCAATAACTTTGTGGAAATTATCATATGGGCTGTGAAATTGACTTCATATGCACCACATGGTCATGTAGGGTCAGGGGATGTTTTTGACATCCTTATTATAGGTATAATTCCAATAAGATTGATTTCCATTCAGACCATACTAAAATCTAACATAAATTCTATTTGCACAACAATattaacacataaacataaagaTGTCATTATTATATACAAACAAACGAGAAACACCAACAAGATCTGTTACATCATAATTATCAACTATCTTTGATAAAATTATGCACCCCATAACGTTGGTAATAAAAATTGGAGTGCCTATCTACTACATCCATCTTGGTTACCATCAAATGAATCGACACATAATAATTTATATCTGCAAGCAAATTTATAACCTAGTCCCTCCATTATGATGTTATGCACTACATCACATCACCTTCCTATGCCATGATCCTCTGGTTTGCAAAAGAACTTTAAATATAGGGTAAATTGCACCACTCATCCCTCGCACACATGCCAGAAAgcgtgtttagtccctattttcaaaagtTAACTCGGATAGTCCCTTATGTCGTTAAAAGTTGCACACTTCATCCCTCGTTAGtttaattttgcatgttttatccCTTCTGAGACATGAAAGGACTATAATgccctttttattttctttttcatttatttttatcaatttcaattatttttaattattaaaaagtattataattatttttctaTGTTTCTAAAGAATACTTGACCACCACCACAATCGGTAatccccaccaccaccaccggtaATCTATGCCATCGCCGGAAAATAGAGCACTGCTTCCACCCCTCAACTTACCCCACCCACTCCTCGGTTCAAAGTTCATCTTTTCCATTGAAAATAACAACCAAACACCACCTCAATCAATCTTTCATTCACTTTTTGTAAAGCTTCGGTGACCTCCACAACAACATCAACAGAAGTCTGACTAAGCTCCAGTTtaatcttctcaagcttttcaagaacttgttttGCTTCCTGCGTTTCCTCCGACGTAGGATCCAAACAGAAGTGTCGATCTAAACGGTAAGGAGAAGGTTAAGGAGGAGTGCAGATCTATTATACTCAAACCAGAGTGAAGATCTGCTACCCTCTCATTGGAAAAAATGaaaggcggctagggtttggtgcgCATGTGCATATCTTCTTGGAGCTTTCTTCACCATCACTTGTTGTGAGCCGCCCGCACCCATAGATTTGTGTAGAAACCCTAACATCGCCGTATGAAACTCTAAATGTAGATCTAGGTTTGAGTTTCAGACCTAAATGTAGAGAGGGAGAGGACGTGGTTTCTGATGTTCGAATTTTCGATTTGGGTTTGAGTTTCAGATCTAAATGTAGATCTGAATCGGTTCGAGATTCATCAGGGGTTTGATTTTCATATTAGAAGGCAGGTTTTGGGTTGAATATTTGATGTTTGACAGTGAGGTATGGTTTATCAATGGTGGTGATTGACGATAATTGGAGGTGGTGGATATTAACTGTAATTGTTTGTGGTTTCTGGATGGTATTTGAGATTAATGATGGTGATATGAAAGAGgggaaaacaaaatatttttggctaGTTAGTTTCGCCGGAGGAAGGAGGAGGACGGTCAGTTTCCAGTGGTATTCGGTGGTGGTAGACAGTGGTTCTGGTGGTACTGATTTTTAGGAAAGGTAGAAGGAAAATGGAAAGAGAATGGGAGGGGAGGGGTGgggatatttgattttttttttatttttttataatctaaaactgataaatgaataaaataaaatgaaaaatgaaattattaaGGCtaaaatcgtcatttcatgtcaaTAGGGACTAAAAATGCGAGAAAAAACAAACcaagggacggtccgagttaatttttgaaaatagggactaaacatgcTTTCTAGCATGTGCACGAGGGACCaatggtgtaatttacccttaaATATATCacacattgatttttttttttgaataatttCTGAAAATTGTATTTCAAGATATTCAAAACTAAATAGTATAATATGTAGTATGTACACTGTGCTTACAAAAACTTTCAATTATAGGACAACAACATCACAGGATCAAAGAATTTCAAAGTCGGTCGTGTTCCGTTTTTTAATGTTGACATAAATATCTTGTCAACATAAAATTTTAAGGACAGAAATCTAGAACCTAGTTCATGTTCCAAACTACATTTGTCAGAAAAAGAAGTCGGCAAAATGATATGTAATTTGAAAACGTAAATTGATGGTCACATAAACAAATTGCAAGAAAGAATACCAAATCCATGTCATCTTAAACTTACCTCACAAATTATAATCTGTAACAAACTAACATCACATTCACCAATCGAATTTTTGAAATTACTAGACATACGAAAAACATTTCAGTGATCATCGATCCAATTAATATGTAATAAAGTCCCTAATCTCTATTAATTACAGTTTAAAAGTTAAATATCCTCATTTTATATCAAGAAAACACAAGTCTCTTCTAAGTAGTAAGTAGACAAGTATTGGAAATGTCAATTGGCTGGCAATTGGCATAGACCATCTATGGAAAAGTTGAAAATCAGGAAtaaacaaaacttatttatgcttacTCTTGTCCCTAAAAACACCTATCTGTCcatatattattttaagaaagaagattataattttataaattggAGGCAAGATTCGCCCAACAATAACAAATAACAATCTTGTTATCCAAACTTGATAAAACTATAAAAGGTACTAAAACAACTATCTATCTAATTCTAAACACTTttttacaaaataataataataataataatttcagTTTGTAATGATATAATTATGAAAATATGAGGCAAGATTTACCCAAAAAttgaaaataatgatatttttccCATCTTTTTATCTAAAACTCATTTTAAGTCTAATCTAT
This window encodes:
- the LOC111909463 gene encoding ABC transporter B family member 20, translating into MFWTPPEGVEPQPLTPVLEKPEVPDSPLPYLDTTTSRRKFNGGNDHIEEEEEEEVIPPSAVPFLALFACADGLDFLLIMLGSLGAVVHGASLVVFLHLFGKIIHLLSLRNNADQLFDHFSQYALYIVYIGLTVFTAGWIEVWCWILTAERQTAVIRTKYVQVILNQNMTFFDTYGNNGDIVNEILTDVQVIQSVIGEKVGNYIQHIATCLGGLIIAFLNSWQIAFVALATGPIIIAAGRISNVFFYRFQENLQDANDHAASVAKEALSNIRTLYAFTNEALAKHSYASSLQDTLKYGIIISLVQGLGFGFTYGFGMCSCALQLWVGRFLVTTGKCTGAEIVTSIFAIVLSGLGLNQASRNLWSFEEGRIAAYRLYEVIRHAGSTCTDDGDSDGNSLVSVQGKIEFRNVYFSYPSCPGISILNGIYLTIPAKKTVALVGRSGSGKSSLIPLLERHYDPTLGSVLLDGVNTKTLKLEWLRRQIGLVTKEPALVSLSIAENIAYGRPDITSEQIKKAAKLAHVHTFITSLQNGYQTHVDKLGLEFTDEHKIKISIARAVLSNPPILLLDEVTSNLDLEAENGVHEVLRMITLGRSTVMIARRLSLVKDADFIAVVESGQCVEMGTHDELINTRGVYYELLKCEQVVKLPERLPSKNHNERIDDNVPQLKEKDNSKYQHSPSLTRVMKLSLPEWMYAVLGSVGASIYGSFRPILAYIVGLIVTAYYKADKSHNIQIEVNKWCLIIACMAIVILVATILQHFYFGIVGEKITERIRRMMFSAMVESEVGWFDKEENNSDKLLTHLANDATYVRAAFTDQLPILAQDFFAAFTAVIIGLTLEWRLTMVALTTIPFLTLSASAQVFDFFFHYSQFIFTFLSLLKQLILTSQKTWIFGFSRSIEKLHKKASMVLQDVVGNISTFMAYSAGNEASRLYSLYLKKVYRKTFYHGMSVGFMFGFSRFILFACNSVLLWYTCVSVKNGNIDLPTALREYIVLSFATFALVEPFGLAFNIHKTRKTLTRVFKIIDHVSEIDKASALKPVSAYGTIEFKNVDFCYPNSPEIMVLRDFTVKIDGGHTVGVVGVSGSGKSTILSLILRFYNPISGEILLDGEDLRKFNLRWLRNQLGFVQQEPVIFATTIKQNITYARRNASETEIKEAARIANAHHFISSLPNGYDTPVGPGGVELTPGQKLRIAIARVVLKNAPILLLDEADGTIEHESRRVVQEALDTLLIGSKTTILVARRAAMMKRVDKILVVNGGQIVEQGTHDSLAAMKDGVYAKLTQPCFVTGLRPRFIGSTR